In Streptomyces sp. NBC_00878, a single window of DNA contains:
- a CDS encoding NAD-dependent succinate-semialdehyde dehydrogenase, translating into MNDVPKQLFLGGKWLDAEAGATMPVDDPATGEILCRVADAGPKDARLAEDAAVAAQEDWARTAPRARSEILRRAYEIIIARTDELALLMTSEMGKPLAEARGEVAYAAEFFRWFSEEAVRVDGGGYGTLPDGRNRMLLTRRPVGPCLLITPWNFPLAMGTRKIGPAIAAGCTMVFKPAPQTPLSSLALAAILREAGLPDGVLNVVTTSRADKVVEPLLRGGRIRKLSFTGSTQVGRILLAQCADTVVRASMELGGNAPFIVFDDADLDAAVDGAMTAKMRNMGEACTAANRFFVHSSVADEFAERLAARMGALVVGPGTQEGVDVGPLIDDAGRAKVEDLVADAVGRGARVLVGGATPEGPGRFYPPTVLAGVDPGSRLMETEIFGPVAAILTFDDEDEVIRAANDTPWGLVGYVFTGGLDRSLRVSERLEVGMVGLNTGLVSNPAAPFGGVKQSGLGREGGRVGIDEFLEYQYLAMPVK; encoded by the coding sequence CTGAACGACGTACCGAAACAGCTGTTCCTCGGCGGCAAGTGGCTGGACGCCGAAGCCGGTGCCACCATGCCCGTGGACGACCCGGCGACCGGCGAGATCCTCTGCCGCGTCGCCGACGCGGGGCCTAAGGACGCCCGGCTCGCCGAGGACGCCGCCGTCGCGGCACAGGAGGACTGGGCCCGTACGGCACCTCGCGCGCGCAGTGAGATCCTGCGCCGCGCGTACGAGATCATCATCGCCCGCACCGACGAACTCGCTCTGCTGATGACCTCCGAGATGGGCAAGCCGCTGGCCGAGGCCCGCGGCGAGGTGGCGTACGCGGCCGAGTTCTTCCGCTGGTTCTCCGAGGAGGCGGTCCGCGTCGACGGGGGCGGCTACGGCACCCTGCCCGACGGCCGCAACCGGATGCTGCTGACGCGCCGCCCCGTCGGTCCCTGTCTGCTGATCACGCCGTGGAACTTCCCGCTGGCCATGGGCACCCGCAAGATCGGACCCGCGATCGCGGCGGGCTGCACGATGGTGTTCAAGCCCGCCCCGCAGACCCCGCTGTCCAGCCTCGCGCTGGCCGCGATCCTCCGGGAGGCGGGTCTGCCGGACGGCGTGCTGAACGTCGTCACCACCTCACGGGCCGACAAGGTCGTCGAGCCGCTCCTGAGAGGCGGTCGCATCCGCAAGCTGTCCTTCACCGGCTCCACGCAGGTGGGGCGGATCCTGCTCGCCCAGTGTGCCGACACCGTCGTACGCGCCTCGATGGAGCTGGGCGGCAACGCCCCGTTCATCGTCTTCGACGACGCCGATCTGGACGCCGCGGTGGACGGTGCGATGACCGCCAAGATGCGCAACATGGGCGAGGCGTGCACGGCGGCCAACCGCTTCTTCGTGCACAGCTCCGTCGCGGACGAGTTCGCGGAGCGCCTCGCCGCACGCATGGGGGCGCTCGTCGTGGGCCCCGGCACCCAGGAAGGCGTGGACGTGGGCCCGTTGATCGACGACGCCGGCCGCGCCAAGGTCGAGGACCTGGTCGCCGACGCCGTCGGGCGAGGCGCCCGGGTGCTGGTCGGCGGCGCCACTCCGGAAGGCCCCGGCCGTTTCTACCCGCCGACCGTGCTGGCCGGTGTGGACCCGGGCAGTCGGCTGATGGAGACGGAGATCTTCGGCCCGGTGGCGGCGATCCTCACCTTCGACGACGAGGACGAGGTGATCCGCGCGGCGAACGACACACCGTGGGGTCTCGTCGGCTACGTCTTCACCGGGGGCCTGGACCGGTCGCTGCGGGTCAGCGAGCGGCTGGAGGTCGGCATGGTCGGCCTCAACACGGGGCTCGTGTCCAACCCGGCCGCGCCCTTCGGCGGCGTCAAGCAGTCGGGCCTGGGCCGGGAGGGCGGCCGGGTGGGGATCGACGAGTTCCTGGAGTACCAGTATCTTGCGATGCCGGTGAAGTGA
- a CDS encoding ATP-binding protein, which translates to MYGEHRTHPIDIDTVTVPDRPQVRGPRSPAEVREAVRHAFEGARRSRPRDTAGGDEAVGDALLVASELTTNAMLHGGGVTRFEVTLDDRDVRLSVSDRSQELPRSVRRVDEQGFIPAGGHGWPIVCRLSRDITISELDAGGKRITAVVPLAPR; encoded by the coding sequence ATGTACGGGGAGCACCGGACGCACCCCATCGACATCGACACGGTGACGGTCCCGGACCGGCCTCAGGTACGGGGACCGCGCAGTCCGGCCGAGGTGCGCGAGGCGGTGAGGCACGCCTTCGAAGGCGCACGACGATCTCGCCCGCGCGACACCGCGGGCGGTGACGAGGCCGTCGGCGACGCCCTGCTCGTCGCCTCGGAGCTCACCACCAACGCGATGCTGCACGGCGGCGGTGTCACCCGGTTCGAGGTGACGCTCGACGACCGGGACGTACGCCTGTCGGTGAGCGACCGCAGCCAGGAACTGCCCAGATCGGTACGGCGCGTCGACGAGCAGGGGTTCATACCCGCCGGGGGCCACGGCTGGCCGATCGTCTGCCGCCTCTCCCGTGACATCACGATCTCGGAGCTCGACGCCGGAGGAAAGCGCATCACCGCCGTCGTACCGCTCGCGCCCCGGTAG
- a CDS encoding GAF and ANTAR domain-containing protein, whose product MSREPSEVWEQFAVALAEMARDLLAQDSAQGTLDRIVEHATVLINGCDDAGILTVRRGEVHALAATSDLVRRADRIQQDLREGPCFDAVTDRQQVYTIQDLRQPHEQWPRFAPELSKLGMGSAMGFLLFTEDDDLGALNVYSRQPGTFGEAAERAGWILASHAAVAFSAARTHQQLDHALETRHEIGEAMGILMERHGLTEDTAFRVLKKASQDHNIKLREIARRICETGEKPG is encoded by the coding sequence ATGTCGCGGGAGCCGAGCGAGGTCTGGGAGCAGTTCGCCGTCGCCCTGGCGGAGATGGCTCGGGATCTGCTCGCCCAGGACTCGGCGCAGGGGACCTTGGACCGCATCGTGGAGCATGCGACGGTTCTGATCAACGGATGCGACGACGCGGGCATTCTCACCGTGCGGCGGGGTGAGGTGCATGCGCTGGCGGCGACCAGCGATCTCGTGCGGCGCGCGGACCGGATCCAGCAGGATCTGAGGGAAGGTCCCTGCTTCGACGCCGTGACGGACCGTCAGCAGGTGTACACCATCCAGGACTTGCGCCAACCCCATGAGCAGTGGCCGCGCTTCGCCCCTGAACTGAGCAAACTGGGCATGGGCAGCGCGATGGGCTTTCTCCTCTTCACCGAGGACGACGATCTCGGCGCCCTCAACGTGTACTCCCGGCAGCCGGGCACCTTCGGCGAGGCCGCCGAGCGTGCCGGCTGGATCCTCGCCTCGCACGCGGCCGTGGCCTTCTCCGCGGCCCGTACGCATCAGCAGCTCGACCACGCTCTGGAGACCCGTCACGAGATCGGCGAGGCCATGGGCATCCTCATGGAACGCCACGGACTGACCGAGGACACGGCCTTCAGGGTCCTCAAGAAGGCATCGCAGGACCACAACATCAAGCTGCGCGAGATCGCCCGCCGGATCTGCGAGACCGGCGAGAAGCCGGGCTGA
- a CDS encoding aspartate aminotransferase family protein: protein MTTLSPHLRQATPVVAVRGEGVHLYGEDGRRYLDFTAGIGVTSTGHCHPRVVAAAQEQVGTLIHGQYTTVMHQPLRQLVDKLGEVLPAGLDSLFFTNSGSEAVEAALRLARQATGRPNVLVCHGGFHGRTVAAAAMTTSGTRFRSGFSPLMSGVVVTPFPTAYRYGWDEETATRFALQELDYTLQTISSPDDTAAVIVEPVLGEGGYVPANRAFLEGLRERADRHGFLLILDEVQTGVGRTGRFWGHDHFGVAPDILVTAKGLASGFPLSGIAAPEELMRKAWPGSQGGTYGANAVACAAACATLDVVRDEKLVENADAMGARLRAGLEAVAANTPGIGDVRGLGLMLGTEFVTEDGQPDPGTAARVQRAAVDEGLLLLLCGAWNQVVRMIPALVVDETAIDEGLRAWSAAVETGIPAP, encoded by the coding sequence ATGACCACACTGTCGCCGCACCTTCGCCAGGCCACGCCCGTGGTGGCGGTCCGGGGCGAGGGCGTCCACCTGTACGGGGAGGACGGCCGCCGCTATCTCGACTTCACCGCCGGCATCGGCGTCACCAGCACCGGCCACTGCCACCCCAGGGTCGTCGCCGCCGCTCAGGAACAGGTCGGCACGCTCATCCACGGCCAGTACACGACGGTCATGCACCAGCCGCTGCGGCAGCTGGTCGACAAGCTCGGCGAGGTGCTTCCGGCAGGCCTGGACAGCCTGTTCTTCACCAACTCCGGCAGCGAGGCGGTGGAGGCGGCGCTGCGCCTGGCCCGGCAGGCCACCGGCCGGCCGAACGTCCTGGTCTGCCACGGCGGTTTCCACGGCCGGACCGTGGCCGCCGCCGCCATGACCACCTCCGGCACCCGCTTCCGTTCAGGTTTCTCGCCGCTGATGAGCGGGGTGGTCGTCACTCCCTTCCCGACGGCATACCGGTACGGCTGGGACGAGGAGACCGCGACCCGCTTCGCACTCCAGGAACTCGACTACACGCTCCAGACGATCTCCTCGCCCGACGACACGGCCGCCGTCATCGTCGAGCCGGTGCTCGGCGAGGGCGGATACGTGCCCGCGAACCGGGCCTTCCTCGAAGGGCTGCGCGAGCGGGCGGACCGCCACGGTTTCCTGCTGATCCTGGACGAGGTGCAGACGGGAGTGGGCCGCACCGGCCGGTTCTGGGGCCACGACCACTTCGGCGTCGCCCCGGACATCCTGGTCACGGCCAAGGGGCTGGCCAGCGGCTTCCCGCTGTCGGGCATCGCCGCCCCCGAGGAACTGATGCGCAAGGCGTGGCCGGGCTCGCAGGGCGGCACGTACGGCGCCAACGCCGTCGCGTGCGCCGCGGCCTGCGCCACGCTCGACGTCGTACGCGACGAGAAACTCGTCGAGAACGCCGACGCGATGGGAGCACGGCTGCGGGCCGGCCTTGAGGCGGTCGCCGCGAACACCCCCGGCATCGGGGACGTACGAGGACTCGGCCTGATGCTCGGGACCGAGTTCGTGACCGAGGACGGACAGCCGGACCCCGGGACCGCCGCACGGGTGCAACGGGCGGCGGTGGACGAGGGGTTGCTCCTGCTGCTGTGCGGGGCCTGGAACCAGGTCGTGCGGATGATCCCGGCGCTCGTCGTCGACGAGACGGCGATCGACGAGGGGCTACGGGCCTGGTCCGCAGCCGTGGAAACCGGGATCCCGGCGCCATGA
- a CDS encoding cold-shock protein, whose protein sequence is MATGTVKWFNSEKGFGFIEQEGGGPDVFAHYSNIATQGFRELQEGQKVNFDITQGQKGPQAENITPA, encoded by the coding sequence ATGGCTACTGGAACCGTCAAGTGGTTCAACTCGGAAAAGGGCTTCGGCTTCATCGAGCAGGAGGGCGGCGGACCGGACGTCTTCGCCCACTACTCGAACATCGCCACCCAGGGCTTTCGTGAGCTCCAGGAGGGCCAGAAGGTGAACTTCGACATCACGCAGGGCCAGAAGGGCCCGCAGGCGGAGAACATCACGCCCGCCTGA
- a CDS encoding DUF5990 family protein, with product MMTGMRIRIDAVDLPGRTCPAPAATSAPARAAVSADGNAPAYANIHVAVQRRDRPAELLEPQPGDAASATWTLECTAVTSPTGTDVKGPYVQDRLGRRFIYLSWGTVDESGVFSMFRRAKLMLDVVPDEVLAAAARDGLLVARLGLTDEGGGPLCARVEPPHVTWTAEPAEGA from the coding sequence ATGATGACCGGCATGCGCATCCGAATCGACGCGGTAGACCTGCCCGGCCGTACCTGCCCCGCTCCTGCCGCGACCTCTGCCCCTGCCCGTGCCGCTGTCTCTGCCGACGGCAACGCCCCGGCGTACGCCAACATCCATGTCGCTGTCCAACGCCGTGACCGTCCGGCCGAACTCCTCGAACCGCAGCCCGGCGATGCCGCGTCGGCGACCTGGACCCTGGAGTGCACCGCGGTCACCTCGCCGACCGGCACCGACGTCAAAGGCCCCTACGTGCAGGACCGTCTGGGCCGCCGGTTCATCTACCTGTCGTGGGGCACGGTCGACGAGTCCGGCGTCTTCTCGATGTTCCGCCGCGCCAAGCTCATGCTCGACGTCGTCCCCGACGAGGTGCTCGCCGCGGCCGCTCGCGACGGCCTGCTGGTGGCACGCCTCGGGCTGACCGATGAAGGGGGCGGCCCCCTGTGCGCACGGGTCGAACCCCCACACGTCACATGGACCGCCGAACCGGCCGAGGGGGCCTGA
- a CDS encoding YihY/virulence factor BrkB family protein, which produces MGTAVHVPQTRDMIGEELSGDEALTALRHYGGRHLLVDAFSRFRYADGFTNARSLAFQVVLGLVPFTIALVGVATTVHTESVGRIIELTLSRIVPGASADLVEDALAETQRSAGSGSWGAVAMWLGLALSLLNLASAMAQVERGANRIYGIERDRPFLAKYGRSLLLALAAGMPMVLGFLVLVAGDAVGESVVQALGWSRDSLDWWGPLDVPLGVAFVWVASAVIFRWSPRRDQPGYTWLAFGSAVHLVLWVAATWLLALYVARSGSFGAVYGPLTAFVALLLWANLTGIALFLGVAFAAQLEAARAGITDAVKPDPGPGP; this is translated from the coding sequence ATGGGGACCGCTGTGCACGTCCCGCAGACGCGGGACATGATCGGGGAGGAACTCTCCGGCGACGAGGCACTCACCGCCCTGCGGCACTACGGAGGCCGTCACCTGCTCGTGGACGCGTTCTCCCGCTTCCGCTACGCCGACGGTTTCACCAACGCACGCTCGCTCGCCTTCCAAGTCGTCCTGGGCCTGGTGCCCTTCACCATCGCTCTGGTGGGCGTCGCCACCACCGTCCACACCGAGAGCGTCGGCCGGATCATCGAACTCACCCTCAGCCGGATCGTGCCCGGCGCCAGCGCGGACCTGGTCGAGGACGCCCTGGCCGAGACACAGCGCAGCGCCGGCTCCGGGAGTTGGGGCGCCGTGGCGATGTGGCTGGGCCTGGCCCTCTCCCTGCTCAATCTGGCCTCGGCGATGGCCCAGGTCGAAAGGGGCGCCAACCGTATCTACGGGATCGAGCGCGACCGCCCGTTCCTGGCCAAGTACGGCCGGTCCCTGCTGCTCGCCCTCGCCGCGGGCATGCCGATGGTCCTCGGTTTCCTCGTCCTGGTCGCGGGCGACGCGGTGGGGGAGTCGGTGGTGCAGGCCCTCGGCTGGTCGCGGGACAGCCTCGACTGGTGGGGGCCGCTGGACGTGCCGCTGGGCGTGGCGTTCGTCTGGGTGGCCTCGGCGGTGATCTTCCGCTGGTCTCCCCGCAGGGACCAGCCGGGCTACACCTGGCTCGCCTTCGGCTCGGCGGTCCACCTGGTGCTGTGGGTCGCGGCCACCTGGCTGCTGGCTCTCTACGTCGCCAGGAGCGGGTCCTTCGGCGCCGTGTACGGACCGCTCACGGCCTTCGTCGCCCTGCTGCTGTGGGCGAATCTCACCGGCATCGCGCTGTTCCTCGGTGTCGCCTTCGCCGCCCAGCTCGAAGCGGCCCGCGCCGGAATCACCGACGCCGTGAAACCGGACCCGGGCCCCGGCCCCTGA
- a CDS encoding carboxymuconolactone decarboxylase family protein: MNVDIPEGKDPIEYVWGEMVPGIGPAAANFSLSVYSHTTLGLREFEAARLRIAQINGCLFCLDWRTERDGHKVEDGFADAVVGWRTTDAFDERTRLAAEYAERYALDHHGLDEEFWGRMAAHYNQTEIVELTMSLGSWLAFGRLNHVLGLDTVCVLPGH, encoded by the coding sequence ATGAACGTCGACATCCCCGAGGGCAAGGACCCGATCGAGTACGTGTGGGGCGAGATGGTCCCGGGTATCGGGCCCGCCGCCGCGAACTTCTCGCTGTCCGTCTACTCCCATACGACCCTGGGGCTACGCGAGTTCGAGGCCGCGCGGCTGCGGATCGCGCAGATCAACGGCTGTCTCTTCTGCCTCGACTGGCGGACGGAGCGGGACGGACACAAGGTCGAGGACGGGTTCGCCGACGCGGTGGTGGGGTGGCGTACGACCGACGCCTTCGACGAGCGCACGCGCCTGGCCGCCGAGTACGCGGAGCGGTACGCACTGGATCACCATGGCCTCGACGAGGAGTTCTGGGGCCGGATGGCCGCCCACTACAACCAGACCGAGATCGTGGAGTTGACCATGAGCCTCGGCTCCTGGCTGGCCTTCGGGCGGCTCAACCATGTGCTGGGGCTGGACACCGTGTGCGTACTGCCGGGGCATTGA
- a CDS encoding cellulase family glycosylhydrolase — protein MTVRTTRVAALLTRLFTLLGLLGLVALGVPGPATAQPQPAGALAAGLHISDGRLLEGNGNEFVMRGVNHAHTWYPGETQSLADIKALGANTVRVVLSDGHRWSRNSPADVAGVIGQCKANRLICVLEVHDTTGYGEDAAAGTLDHAADYWIGLKDVLVGEENYVIVNIGNEPWGNTDPAGWTDPTIAAIKKLRTAGFEHTIMVDAPNWGQDWQGVMRANARSVYDADPTGNLIFSIHMYSVYDTAQEITDYLNAFVDAGLPILIGEFGGPPDQWGDPDENTMMAAAQQLKLGYLAWSWSGNTDPILDLAIGFDPRQLSPWGQRIFNGVNGIAQTSREATVFGGGNPGDTQAPTAPGTPTASAVAATSLTLTWTAATDNVGVTGYDVVRVGGGSETTVAASTTNSVAVTGLTADTTYTFAVYARDAAGNRSARSATVNVTTDEGGGTPGVGCSVGYRVVGEWPGGFQGEIGIRNTGTTAISGWTLGFAFANGQTVTNMWGGTPTQNGGAVSVTPASYTFTIPAAGSVTVGFIGSKGTTNSTPAVFTLNGTPCAAT, from the coding sequence ATCACGGTTCGGACGACCCGCGTCGCCGCCCTGCTGACCCGACTGTTCACCCTCCTCGGGCTCCTCGGGCTCGTCGCTCTAGGTGTCCCTGGTCCGGCGACGGCCCAGCCCCAGCCGGCCGGCGCCCTCGCCGCCGGCCTCCACATCAGCGACGGCCGCCTGCTCGAAGGCAACGGCAACGAATTCGTCATGCGCGGCGTCAACCACGCCCACACCTGGTACCCGGGCGAGACGCAGTCGCTGGCCGACATCAAGGCGCTCGGCGCCAACACCGTCCGCGTCGTCCTCTCCGACGGCCACCGCTGGAGCAGGAACAGCCCCGCGGACGTGGCCGGCGTCATCGGCCAGTGCAAGGCCAACCGGCTCATCTGCGTCCTGGAGGTGCACGACACCACCGGATACGGCGAGGATGCCGCGGCCGGCACGCTCGACCACGCGGCCGACTACTGGATCGGACTCAAGGACGTACTCGTCGGCGAAGAGAACTACGTCATCGTCAACATCGGCAACGAGCCCTGGGGCAACACCGATCCGGCCGGCTGGACCGATCCCACGATCGCCGCGATCAAGAAGCTGCGCACCGCGGGGTTCGAGCACACGATCATGGTGGACGCGCCCAACTGGGGTCAGGACTGGCAAGGCGTCATGCGAGCCAACGCCCGGTCTGTCTACGACGCCGACCCCACCGGCAACCTGATCTTCTCGATCCACATGTACAGCGTCTACGACACCGCCCAGGAGATCACCGACTACCTGAACGCCTTCGTCGACGCCGGACTGCCCATCCTCATCGGCGAGTTCGGCGGACCCCCCGACCAGTGGGGCGACCCGGACGAGAACACCATGATGGCGGCCGCGCAGCAGTTGAAGCTCGGCTACCTGGCCTGGTCCTGGAGCGGCAACACCGACCCGATCCTCGACCTGGCGATCGGCTTCGATCCCCGACAGCTCAGCCCCTGGGGGCAGCGCATCTTCAACGGCGTCAACGGCATCGCCCAGACCTCCCGGGAAGCGACCGTCTTCGGCGGCGGCAACCCGGGCGACACTCAGGCCCCGACCGCCCCCGGAACCCCGACCGCCTCCGCCGTTGCGGCCACCTCCCTCACCCTCACGTGGACCGCCGCCACCGACAACGTCGGCGTCACCGGCTACGACGTCGTCCGCGTCGGTGGCGGCTCCGAGACCACGGTCGCCGCCTCCACCACCAACTCGGTCGCCGTGACCGGCCTGACCGCCGACACGACGTACACCTTCGCCGTCTACGCCCGCGACGCCGCCGGTAACCGCTCGGCCCGTTCGGCCACGGTGAACGTCACCACCGACGAGGGCGGCGGTACTCCCGGTGTGGGCTGCTCGGTCGGCTACCGCGTCGTCGGCGAGTGGCCGGGCGGTTTCCAGGGCGAGATCGGCATCCGCAACACCGGTACCACCGCCATCAGCGGCTGGACGCTCGGCTTCGCCTTCGCCAACGGCCAGACCGTCACCAACATGTGGGGCGGGACCCCCACCCAGAACGGCGGCGCGGTGAGCGTCACCCCGGCCTCGTACACCTTCACCATCCCCGCCGCCGGCTCGGTCACGGTCGGCTTCATCGGCAGCAAGGGCACCACCAACTCCACTCCAGCCGTGTTCACCCTCAACGGCACGCCCTGCGCCGCCACTTGA
- a CDS encoding PPOX class F420-dependent oxidoreductase, with protein MTATSFDPRTLLAESRLGVLATIKSDGRPQLSPVMPFYDREAGVLYVSMTEGRAKTANLRRDPRAALEVTSPDGGSWATAEGTANLTGPSTDPHGPEVDALVDYYRLAAGEHPDWDEYRSVMVSDRRVLMTMTVTHVYGAKIR; from the coding sequence ATGACCGCCACCTCATTCGACCCACGCACGCTGCTCGCGGAGAGCCGCCTCGGCGTTCTCGCGACGATCAAGTCGGACGGCCGCCCCCAGCTGTCGCCCGTCATGCCCTTCTACGACCGGGAGGCCGGTGTCCTCTACGTTTCGATGACCGAGGGACGAGCCAAGACGGCGAATCTGCGCCGGGACCCGCGAGCGGCCCTGGAGGTCACCAGCCCCGACGGCGGGTCATGGGCGACGGCCGAGGGCACGGCGAACCTCACCGGGCCGTCGACCGACCCGCACGGTCCCGAGGTCGATGCGCTGGTGGACTACTACCGCCTCGCCGCCGGGGAGCACCCGGACTGGGACGAGTACCGGTCGGTGATGGTGTCCGACCGCAGGGTGCTCATGACGATGACGGTCACCCACGTGTACGGAGCCAAGATCCGCTGA
- a CDS encoding dihydrodipicolinate reductase, producing MIPTVVWGTGNVGRAAIRAVEAHPALELTAVLVHSPEKVGRDAGELGGLDRGLGIAATSDIDAVLGNGPRAVVYAASGDLRPDEALADIGAAVRAGAVVVTPALYPLYDQRNAPPEFREPVLSAIADGGGSLFVSGVDPGWGNDVLPLLMSGLGTVVDAVRCQEIFDYSTYEQEESVRNLVGMGHPMDYEPLMLAPSVPTMVWGGQIRLMARALGVELDEIRETMHRRALDTTVSTRTMGEFAAGTQGAVRFEVQGFVQGEPRLVIEHITRIHPSCAPDWPSPPGGDGAHRVIIEGRPRIEITVESTDEGENRSAGGNATAVGRLVGAIDWLVDAEPGLYDALDVPLRPAVGRLGRLGKLGNE from the coding sequence ATGATTCCCACGGTGGTCTGGGGTACCGGCAACGTCGGCCGCGCGGCCATCCGCGCGGTCGAGGCTCATCCCGCGCTCGAACTCACGGCCGTGCTCGTCCACAGCCCCGAGAAGGTCGGCCGCGACGCGGGCGAACTCGGCGGCCTCGACCGCGGCCTGGGGATCGCGGCGACGAGCGACATCGACGCGGTACTGGGCAACGGCCCCCGGGCCGTCGTGTATGCCGCATCCGGCGATCTCCGGCCCGACGAGGCCCTGGCCGACATCGGCGCGGCGGTCCGGGCGGGTGCCGTGGTCGTCACCCCGGCGCTGTATCCGCTCTACGACCAGCGGAACGCCCCTCCCGAGTTCCGCGAGCCCGTGCTCTCCGCCATCGCGGACGGCGGAGGATCACTGTTCGTGTCCGGCGTCGACCCCGGCTGGGGCAACGACGTACTGCCCCTGCTGATGAGCGGACTCGGTACGGTCGTCGACGCCGTCCGCTGCCAGGAGATCTTCGACTACTCCACGTACGAGCAGGAGGAGTCCGTACGGAACCTGGTCGGTATGGGGCACCCGATGGACTACGAGCCCCTGATGCTCGCCCCGTCCGTCCCGACCATGGTGTGGGGCGGGCAGATACGGCTGATGGCGAGGGCCCTCGGCGTCGAACTCGACGAGATCCGCGAGACCATGCACCGACGCGCGCTCGACACCACGGTGAGCACCCGGACGATGGGCGAGTTCGCGGCCGGCACCCAGGGTGCGGTGCGGTTCGAGGTGCAGGGCTTCGTCCAGGGTGAACCCCGCCTCGTCATCGAGCACATCACCCGGATCCATCCGTCCTGCGCGCCCGACTGGCCGTCGCCGCCCGGCGGCGACGGGGCGCACCGCGTGATCATCGAGGGCCGTCCGCGTATCGAGATCACCGTCGAGTCGACCGACGAGGGCGAGAACCGGTCGGCCGGCGGGAACGCCACCGCGGTCGGCCGGCTGGTCGGCGCGATCGACTGGCTCGTGGATGCCGAGCCCGGACTCTACGACGCCCTCGACGTCCCCCTGCGCCCGGCGGTCGGAAGGCTGGGAAGACTCGGAAAGCTCGGAAACGAGTGA